One region of Anaeromyxobacter paludicola genomic DNA includes:
- the nadB gene encoding L-aspartate oxidase, with the protein MPPLAPRETIDFLVLGGGVAGLSFALEAAGRGSVLVLTKRHRSEGSTQYAQGGIASVLGPDDDFQKHVDDTLVAGAGLCHRDAVEVTVREGPERIRWLLSLGVELDREGGALHLTREGGHSRRRVAHAKDTTGREVERALLAACDARGVRIVEDQVAVDLVSSAKLGLPGANRVLGAYVLDRASGEVSTVIAGQTVLATGGAGKVYLYTSNPDVATGDGVAMAWRAGADVANMEFFQFHPTCLYHPLAKSFLISEALRGEGGILRNGAGEAFMARYDPRKELAPRDIVARSIDAEMKRRGDESAFLDMTHLPKHFLLEHFPNIYATCREFGIDMAVQPIPVVPAAHYLCGGVVTDLAGQTSLPGLLAIGEVSCTGLHGANRLASNSLLEGLVFGHRAALSARPEDRGADAARVPAWNPGDALDPDEGVVVTQNWDEVRRLMWNYVGIVRTEKRLARAHTRLELLRGEIRDYYWQYKLTPDLVELRNLADVAALIVACARRRKESRGLHFLLDHPKPDDRELHDTVVRPGELD; encoded by the coding sequence ATGCCCCCACTCGCGCCGCGAGAAACGATCGACTTCCTCGTCCTCGGCGGAGGCGTGGCCGGCCTCTCGTTCGCCCTCGAGGCGGCGGGGCGCGGCTCGGTGCTGGTCCTCACGAAGCGGCACCGCAGCGAGGGCTCCACCCAGTACGCGCAGGGCGGCATCGCCTCGGTGCTCGGCCCGGACGACGACTTCCAGAAGCACGTGGACGACACGCTCGTGGCCGGCGCGGGGCTCTGCCACCGCGACGCGGTCGAGGTGACGGTGCGCGAGGGCCCGGAGCGGATCCGCTGGCTGCTCTCGCTCGGCGTCGAGCTCGACCGGGAGGGGGGCGCCCTCCACCTCACGCGCGAGGGCGGCCACTCCCGCCGCCGCGTGGCGCACGCCAAGGACACCACCGGGCGGGAGGTGGAGCGGGCCCTGCTCGCCGCCTGCGACGCCCGCGGGGTGCGGATCGTCGAGGACCAGGTGGCGGTGGACCTCGTCTCGAGCGCCAAGCTGGGCCTGCCCGGCGCGAACCGCGTGCTCGGGGCCTACGTGCTCGACCGCGCCTCGGGCGAGGTCTCGACGGTGATCGCGGGGCAGACGGTGCTCGCCACCGGCGGCGCCGGCAAGGTCTACCTCTACACCTCCAACCCCGACGTCGCGACCGGCGACGGGGTGGCGATGGCGTGGCGCGCCGGCGCCGACGTCGCGAACATGGAGTTCTTCCAGTTCCACCCGACCTGCCTCTACCACCCGCTCGCCAAGAGCTTCCTCATCTCCGAGGCGCTGCGCGGCGAGGGCGGCATCCTGCGCAACGGCGCGGGCGAGGCGTTCATGGCGCGCTACGACCCGCGCAAGGAGCTCGCGCCGCGCGACATCGTCGCCCGCAGCATCGACGCCGAGATGAAGCGGCGCGGCGACGAGAGCGCCTTCCTCGACATGACGCACCTGCCGAAGCACTTCCTGCTCGAGCACTTCCCGAACATCTACGCGACCTGCCGCGAGTTCGGGATCGACATGGCGGTGCAGCCCATCCCGGTGGTCCCGGCCGCCCACTACCTCTGCGGCGGCGTGGTCACCGACCTCGCGGGGCAGACCTCGCTGCCGGGCCTGCTCGCCATCGGCGAGGTCTCCTGCACCGGGCTCCACGGCGCCAACCGGCTCGCCTCCAACTCGCTGCTCGAGGGGCTGGTGTTCGGCCACCGGGCCGCGCTCTCGGCGCGGCCGGAGGACCGGGGCGCCGACGCCGCGCGGGTCCCGGCCTGGAACCCGGGCGACGCGCTCGATCCCGACGAGGGCGTGGTGGTCACGCAGAACTGGGACGAGGTGCGGCGGCTCATGTGGAACTACGTCGGGATCGTCCGCACCGAGAAGCGGCTCGCCCGCGCCCACACGCGGCTCGAGCTGCTCCGCGGCGAGATCCGCGACTACTACTGGCAGTACAAGCTGACGCCCGACCTCGTGGAGCTGCGCAACCTCGCCGACGTGGCGGCGCTCATCGTCGCCTGCGCCCGCCGCCGCAAGGAGTCGCGCGGGCTGCACTTCCTGCTCGACCACCCGAAGCCGGACGACCGCGAGCTGCACGACACGGTCGTCCGCCCCGGCGAGCTCGACTGA
- a CDS encoding carbon-nitrogen hydrolase family protein, whose amino-acid sequence MSSSWLAAAVQMTSGPDRRRNLDTALRLAGEAADLGARLVALPENFAFMGPEQERIAGAEPVDGPTVAALQELARRRRVFVLAGSIAERVDAPGKTANTSVLVADDGAVAAVYRKIHLFDVNIPDGARYAESETVVPGDRPVLAETALGRIGLTVCYDLRFPELYRALSAMGAEVLTVPAAFTLFTGKDHWEPLLRARAIENLAYVLAPAQVGRHSPTRVTYGNAMIVDPWGVVLARCPDGEGVCVARVSRERLLRVRAELPSLQHRRL is encoded by the coding sequence ATGTCCTCCTCCTGGCTCGCCGCCGCCGTCCAGATGACCTCCGGCCCCGACCGCCGCCGGAACCTCGACACCGCGCTCCGGCTCGCGGGGGAGGCGGCCGACCTCGGCGCGCGGCTCGTGGCGCTGCCCGAGAACTTCGCCTTCATGGGTCCCGAGCAGGAGCGGATCGCCGGGGCCGAGCCGGTGGACGGCCCCACCGTCGCCGCGCTCCAGGAGCTGGCGCGGCGACGCCGCGTCTTCGTGCTCGCGGGCTCGATCGCCGAGCGGGTGGACGCCCCCGGCAAGACCGCCAACACCAGCGTGCTCGTCGCCGACGACGGCGCCGTCGCGGCGGTCTACCGCAAGATCCACCTCTTCGACGTGAACATCCCCGACGGCGCCCGCTACGCGGAATCGGAGACCGTGGTGCCGGGCGACCGGCCGGTGCTCGCCGAGACCGCGCTGGGGCGGATCGGGCTCACGGTCTGCTACGACCTGCGCTTCCCCGAGCTCTACCGGGCGCTCTCGGCGATGGGGGCCGAGGTGCTCACGGTGCCGGCCGCGTTCACGCTCTTCACCGGCAAGGACCACTGGGAGCCCCTGCTCCGCGCCCGGGCCATCGAGAACCTCGCCTACGTGCTCGCGCCGGCGCAGGTGGGGCGCCACTCCCCCACGCGCGTCACCTACGGCAACGCCATGATCGTGGATCCGTGGGGCGTGGTGCTGGCGCGCTGCCCCGACGGCGAGGGGGTGTGCGTCGCCCGGGTCAGCCGCGAGCGGCTCCTGCGGGTTCGGGCGGAGCTGCCCTCGCTCCAGCACCGGCGGCTGTGA
- a CDS encoding ParB N-terminal domain-containing protein — protein sequence MEHVPLDAIDPEEPFRLREPGDVTALATSIGRLGQLSPVELRRHPRAARGEARYQLVAGHRRLAAVRLLQRDRVLARVHPDLTDPEAWGLVCAGALLQEPLGAAELALLREKVARVQVDWARPLVEAALARLARGPDERAVAGDAARMAQQLYEVNRALHAGLAGWRELPPDARAQVLAQLRFSAELLPFLEEKKA from the coding sequence ATGGAGCACGTCCCCCTCGACGCCATCGATCCCGAGGAGCCGTTCCGGCTGCGGGAGCCGGGGGACGTCACCGCCCTCGCCACCTCCATCGGCCGGCTCGGCCAGCTCTCGCCGGTGGAGCTGCGCCGCCACCCCCGGGCCGCCCGGGGCGAGGCCCGCTACCAGCTCGTCGCCGGCCACCGCCGGCTCGCGGCGGTGCGGCTGCTCCAGCGCGACCGCGTGCTGGCGCGCGTCCACCCGGACCTGACCGACCCGGAGGCCTGGGGGCTCGTCTGCGCCGGGGCGCTGCTGCAGGAGCCGCTCGGCGCCGCCGAGCTGGCGCTGCTGCGCGAGAAGGTCGCCCGCGTCCAGGTGGACTGGGCGCGGCCGCTCGTCGAGGCGGCCCTGGCCCGGCTCGCCCGCGGGCCCGACGAGCGGGCCGTGGCGGGGGACGCCGCCCGCATGGCCCAGCAGCTCTACGAAGTGAACCGCGCGCTCCACGCCGGGCTCGCCGGCTGGCGGGAGCTCCCGCCCGACGCCCGCGCGCAGGTGCTCGCACAGCTCCGCTTCTCGGCGGAGCTCCTGCCGTTCCTCGAGGAGAAGAAGGCATGA
- a CDS encoding lytic transglycosylase domain-containing protein, with product MGRIRPLLALLGLLGAARARAAQPYDGVYSYKDSDGVYHFSNAPSETQYRPVIREYRRNGVTYVTIGPRSRGGVEKARLVFSSAAAKIYEPLIAAAADKYRLAPALIKAVMSVESAGNRYAQSDKGAMGLMQLMPGTARDMAVRDAWDPGQNIEGGARYLRQMLDLHGQDLEKALAAYNAGPQAVRRSGGAVPAIRETQEYVRRVREHYDHFIAER from the coding sequence ATGGGTCGGATCCGCCCACTTCTGGCCCTCTTGGGGCTGCTCGGCGCGGCGCGCGCGCGGGCGGCGCAGCCGTACGACGGAGTCTACTCGTACAAGGACTCGGACGGCGTCTACCATTTCAGCAACGCGCCCTCCGAGACCCAGTACCGGCCGGTGATCCGCGAGTACCGGCGCAACGGCGTGACCTACGTGACCATCGGGCCCAGGTCGCGCGGCGGGGTCGAGAAGGCGCGGCTCGTGTTCTCGAGCGCCGCCGCGAAGATCTACGAGCCCCTCATCGCCGCGGCCGCCGACAAGTACCGGCTCGCCCCGGCGCTCATCAAGGCGGTGATGTCGGTGGAGTCGGCCGGCAACCGCTACGCGCAGTCGGACAAGGGCGCCATGGGGCTCATGCAGCTCATGCCCGGCACCGCGCGCGACATGGCGGTGCGCGACGCCTGGGACCCGGGGCAGAACATCGAGGGCGGGGCGCGCTACCTGCGGCAGATGCTCGATCTGCACGGACAGGACCTCGAGAAGGCGCTCGCGGCGTACAATGCCGGCCCGCAGGCGGTGCGCCGGTCCGGCGGGGCGGTGCCGGCCATCCGCGAGACGCAGGAGTACGTCCGGCGCGTCCGGGAGCACTACGACCACTTCATCGCCGAGAGGTAG
- a CDS encoding MerR family transcriptional regulator, translating to MEALRMNQFYTTHEAARVLGVSLPTVVNWIKARRLKAHRTPGGHRRIAREDLAGFMLRQGIPLPPELSGAVADRRKALVIGELGPVREGLARQLAAAGWDVEQASPGFAAGAAAARYQPDAVVVSAGEDGAADVVADVRADRELAEARLVAICHAGLAEQLATAGCDAVLARPLASGALAERLAALFGPAPASPAAARRARRQ from the coding sequence ATGGAAGCCCTCCGGATGAACCAGTTCTACACGACACACGAGGCGGCCCGGGTCCTCGGAGTCTCGCTCCCGACCGTGGTCAACTGGATCAAGGCCCGGCGGCTCAAGGCCCACCGGACGCCCGGCGGCCACCGCCGGATCGCGCGCGAGGATCTGGCCGGCTTCATGCTCCGGCAGGGGATCCCGCTCCCTCCCGAGCTCTCGGGCGCCGTGGCCGATCGGCGCAAGGCGCTGGTCATCGGCGAGCTCGGGCCGGTCCGCGAGGGGCTCGCCCGGCAGCTCGCCGCGGCCGGCTGGGATGTCGAGCAGGCCTCGCCCGGTTTCGCGGCAGGCGCCGCCGCGGCCCGCTACCAGCCCGACGCCGTGGTGGTGAGCGCCGGGGAGGACGGCGCCGCCGACGTGGTGGCCGACGTGCGCGCCGACCGGGAGCTCGCCGAGGCCAGGCTCGTCGCCATCTGTCACGCCGGCCTGGCCGAGCAGCTCGCCACCGCCGGCTGCGACGCGGTGCTGGCGCGCCCCCTCGCGAGCGGCGCCCTCGCCGAGCGGCTGGCCGCCCTCTTTGGCCCGGCCCCGGCGAGCCCCGCGGCTGCGCGGCGGGCCCGGCGCCAGTAG
- a CDS encoding APC family permease translates to MPPRLKHLLFGAPRDVSDPKTYHHISLVAFLAWVGLGADGLSSSSYGPDESFRALGQHHYLAVGLALATAFTVFIISYAYSRIVEHFPFGGGGYVVASKLLGPRFGVVSGSALLVDYVLTISTSIAAAADATFSFLPPQWHWAKLPIEFGAIALLMLLNLRGIKESVTALAPIFVVFLVTHVLLIGGALFLRAGELPAVAGEVRHGFSSGLATLGLGGMAALFLRAYSMGAGTYTGIEAVSNGLQIMREPKVQTAQRTMVLMALSLALTAGGITLGYLLVHASPVEGKTMNAVLVERLTGGWGTPGQAFVWLTLAAETALLFVAAQAGFIDGPRVMANMANDRWLPRRFALLSDRLSMQDGIVLISACSALTLLYTRGDTSTLVLMYSINVFLTFSLSELGMVRYWIRERARYPDWKRHILIHLIGLVLCLSILVVSILEKFAVGGSITLVVTSLLIGLCLLIRRHYESVQHNLRRLDEVMEALPAFPAREEQPLDPRQPTAVLLVGGYGGLGIHQLLSVQRVFPNQYRQVLFVSVGVIDSASMKGVEEVEEVRRRTEESLQRYAGLARRLGMTAGWRMSVGVEAVGEAESLCVAIAGEFHRAVFFAGKLIFERERWYQRLLHNDTAYELQRRLQFAGLNAVVLPVRILQQEPVTAAGAGARAAPPEPAGAARG, encoded by the coding sequence ATGCCCCCTCGCCTGAAGCACCTCCTGTTCGGCGCCCCCCGCGACGTCTCCGACCCGAAGACCTACCACCACATCTCGCTGGTGGCGTTCCTGGCCTGGGTGGGGCTGGGCGCCGACGGGCTGTCCTCCTCGTCGTACGGCCCCGACGAGTCGTTCCGCGCGCTCGGGCAGCACCACTACCTCGCGGTCGGGCTGGCGCTCGCCACCGCGTTCACCGTCTTCATCATCTCCTACGCCTACTCGCGCATCGTCGAGCACTTCCCGTTCGGCGGCGGCGGGTACGTGGTGGCGTCGAAGCTGCTCGGCCCGCGCTTCGGCGTGGTCTCGGGCTCGGCGCTGCTCGTGGACTACGTCCTCACCATCAGCACCTCGATCGCGGCCGCGGCCGACGCCACCTTCAGCTTCCTGCCGCCGCAGTGGCACTGGGCCAAGCTCCCCATCGAGTTCGGCGCCATCGCCCTCCTCATGCTGCTCAACCTGCGGGGCATCAAGGAGTCGGTCACCGCGCTCGCGCCGATCTTCGTGGTCTTCCTCGTGACCCACGTGCTGCTCATCGGCGGCGCGCTGTTCCTCCGCGCCGGTGAGCTGCCCGCCGTGGCCGGCGAGGTGCGCCACGGCTTCTCGAGCGGGCTCGCCACCCTGGGCCTCGGCGGGATGGCCGCCCTCTTCCTGCGCGCCTACTCCATGGGCGCCGGGACCTACACCGGCATCGAGGCGGTCTCGAACGGCCTCCAGATCATGCGCGAGCCGAAGGTGCAGACCGCGCAGCGGACCATGGTGCTCATGGCGCTCTCCCTGGCGCTCACCGCCGGCGGCATCACCCTGGGCTACCTCCTCGTCCACGCCTCCCCGGTGGAGGGCAAGACCATGAACGCCGTGCTGGTGGAGCGGCTGACCGGCGGGTGGGGCACGCCGGGCCAGGCGTTCGTGTGGCTCACGCTGGCGGCGGAGACGGCGCTCCTCTTCGTGGCGGCGCAGGCCGGCTTCATCGACGGCCCGCGCGTGATGGCCAACATGGCCAACGACCGCTGGCTGCCCCGGCGCTTCGCGCTCCTCTCCGACCGGCTCTCGATGCAGGACGGCATCGTCCTCATCTCGGCCTGCTCGGCCCTGACCCTGCTCTACACGCGCGGCGACACCTCGACGCTCGTGCTCATGTACTCCATCAACGTGTTCCTCACCTTCTCGCTCTCCGAGCTCGGGATGGTGCGCTACTGGATCCGCGAGCGGGCGCGGTACCCGGACTGGAAGCGGCACATCCTCATCCACCTCATCGGCCTGGTGCTCTGCCTCTCGATCCTGGTGGTGAGCATCCTCGAGAAGTTCGCGGTGGGCGGCTCGATCACGCTCGTGGTCACGAGCCTGCTCATCGGCCTCTGCCTGCTCATCCGGCGCCACTACGAGTCGGTGCAGCACAACCTGCGGCGGCTCGACGAGGTGATGGAGGCGCTGCCGGCCTTCCCCGCCCGCGAGGAGCAGCCGCTCGACCCGAGGCAGCCCACCGCGGTGCTGCTGGTGGGGGGCTACGGCGGCCTCGGCATCCACCAGCTCCTCTCGGTGCAGCGCGTCTTCCCGAACCAGTACCGGCAGGTGCTCTTCGTGTCGGTGGGCGTCATCGACTCCGCCAGCATGAAGGGGGTGGAGGAGGTCGAGGAGGTGCGCCGCCGCACCGAGGAGAGCCTGCAGCGCTACGCCGGGCTGGCCCGCCGGCTCGGGATGACCGCCGGCTGGCGGATGTCGGTGGGCGTCGAGGCGGTCGGCGAGGCGGAGTCGCTCTGCGTCGCCATCGCCGGCGAGTTCCACCGCGCCGTCTTCTTCGCCGGGAAGCTCATCTTCGAGCGCGAGCGCTGGTACCAGCGCCTCCTGCACAACGACACCGCCTACGAGCTGCAGCGGCGGCTGCAGTTCGCCGGGCTCAACGCGGTGGTGCTGCCGGTCCGGATCCTCCAGCAGGAGCCGGTCACAGCCGCCGGTGCTGGAGCGAGGGCAGCTCCGCCCGAACCCGCAGGAGCCGCTCGCGGCTGA
- a CDS encoding tetratricopeptide repeat protein → MPTHLALAAALLVAASAGPARADAAAPRDESPAAAPRPAPRLPLASAKAVSHYLAARKAELAGDRQAARRELELAAAYDPQDAHLRAALAEALARIDRLDLAEGEARRALELDPGGPGAAEGHLVLGKLAMLREQKDRALSELRAAVRIEAALAEAARAEVEGTGEAPEPPRPEAFRLLAQVELAAGEEAAAAATLDRLGVLDPSQPSGPAELGRALFERKDFAGAERWLSRAVAAWPRDVDSWRRLAAAQESRREDRQARTSWEKVLGLEPDDLSALSALGRLSLAAGDAAGARAYHRQLLGLAPDDPAARVEIAFSWAEAHRPADGLALLDEAGEPPRSDDGRVPFARATLLQGLRRWADAAAEYGRIGEKDELFPAARASQALCLSRAGRARDALATLAPALAARPRDVRLETMRAYVLTRAGRGLEAAAELERSIAGRRRDGSGEGLADLYEALGSSLSKAGRTQDALAAVRRGLAVTPKDETLLYALGALTEDAGDPEGAVALMRQLLEVSPEHADALNFIAYSEAERGVKLDEAARLVRRALELRPESGAFLDTLGLVELKQGDLARAVPTLERAEALAGPDATILDHLGDAYREAGRPVEAAAAWRRSLASFDGDEHDEVKRRAAVQHKLSELRGAAGRPSAGAQSVALPPGNR, encoded by the coding sequence GTGCCGACCCACCTCGCCCTCGCGGCGGCGCTGCTGGTCGCCGCGTCCGCCGGACCCGCCCGGGCCGACGCCGCCGCGCCCCGCGACGAGTCGCCGGCCGCGGCGCCGCGCCCCGCGCCCCGGCTCCCCCTCGCCTCGGCCAAGGCGGTCTCGCACTACCTCGCGGCGAGGAAGGCGGAGCTGGCGGGCGATCGGCAGGCGGCGCGCCGGGAGCTCGAGCTCGCCGCCGCCTACGACCCGCAGGACGCCCACCTCCGCGCCGCGCTCGCCGAGGCGCTGGCGCGCATCGACCGGCTCGACCTCGCGGAGGGCGAGGCCCGGCGCGCGCTCGAGCTCGACCCCGGCGGACCGGGCGCCGCCGAGGGGCACCTCGTGCTCGGCAAGCTCGCCATGCTCCGCGAGCAGAAGGACCGCGCGCTCTCCGAGCTGCGGGCCGCGGTCCGGATCGAGGCCGCCCTCGCCGAGGCGGCGCGGGCCGAGGTGGAGGGCACCGGGGAGGCGCCGGAGCCGCCGCGGCCGGAGGCGTTCCGGCTGCTCGCGCAGGTGGAGCTCGCGGCGGGCGAGGAGGCCGCGGCCGCGGCCACCCTCGATCGGCTCGGCGTGCTCGACCCGTCGCAGCCGAGCGGCCCCGCCGAGCTCGGGCGCGCGCTGTTCGAGCGGAAGGACTTCGCCGGCGCCGAGCGCTGGCTCTCGCGGGCGGTGGCGGCCTGGCCGCGCGACGTGGACTCCTGGCGCCGGCTCGCGGCGGCGCAGGAGTCGCGCCGGGAGGACCGCCAGGCGCGGACCTCGTGGGAGAAGGTGCTCGGCCTCGAGCCCGACGACCTCTCCGCGCTCTCGGCGCTGGGTCGGCTCTCGCTCGCCGCCGGGGACGCCGCCGGGGCCCGGGCCTACCACCGCCAGCTCCTCGGGCTCGCCCCCGACGACCCGGCGGCGCGGGTGGAGATCGCCTTCTCCTGGGCCGAGGCCCACCGGCCCGCCGACGGGCTCGCGCTCCTCGACGAGGCGGGGGAGCCGCCGCGGTCCGACGACGGCCGGGTGCCGTTCGCGCGCGCCACGCTCCTGCAGGGCCTGCGGCGCTGGGCCGACGCCGCCGCCGAGTACGGCCGGATCGGCGAGAAGGACGAGCTCTTCCCCGCGGCGCGGGCCTCGCAGGCGCTCTGCCTCTCCCGCGCCGGTCGCGCCCGCGACGCGCTCGCGACGCTCGCCCCCGCCCTCGCCGCCCGCCCCCGCGACGTCCGGCTCGAGACCATGCGCGCCTACGTCCTCACCCGCGCCGGGCGCGGCCTGGAGGCGGCCGCGGAGCTGGAGCGGTCCATCGCCGGCCGGCGGCGCGACGGGAGCGGGGAGGGGCTGGCCGACCTCTACGAGGCGCTCGGCTCGAGCCTGTCGAAGGCCGGCCGCACCCAGGACGCCCTCGCCGCGGTGCGCCGGGGGCTCGCCGTGACGCCGAAGGACGAGACCCTGCTCTACGCGCTCGGCGCCCTCACCGAGGACGCGGGCGACCCCGAGGGCGCGGTGGCCCTCATGCGCCAGCTCCTCGAGGTGAGCCCCGAGCACGCCGACGCGCTCAACTTCATCGCCTACAGCGAGGCCGAGCGGGGCGTGAAGCTCGACGAGGCGGCGCGGCTGGTCCGCCGCGCGCTCGAGCTGCGGCCCGAGAGCGGCGCCTTCCTCGACACGCTCGGCCTGGTCGAGCTGAAGCAGGGCGACCTCGCCCGGGCGGTGCCGACGCTCGAGCGGGCCGAGGCCCTCGCCGGGCCCGACGCCACCATCCTCGACCACCTCGGCGACGCCTACCGCGAGGCGGGGCGCCCGGTGGAGGCGGCCGCGGCCTGGCGCCGCTCGCTCGCGAGCTTCGACGGCGACGAGCACGACGAGGTGAAGCGCCGGGCCGCGGTGCAGCACAAGCTCTCGGAGCTCCGGGGCGCCGCGGGGCGCCCCTCGGCGGGCGCGCAATCCGTTGCCTTGCCGCCCGGGAACCGTTAG
- a CDS encoding alpha/beta hydrolase: protein MAVPTFPEPSVARHEEGFLKSRDHLRLFWQRFTPPAPRATVALLHGYCDHSGRYAGMTRALCAAGLEVALVDFRGHGQSDGRRSHVDAFGDYLDDLDAFLAHVRAAAGGRRLFLAGHSQGALVAALWAVVRGRGGEGLGGLVLSSPYFRLALTPPWYKVAAARLLDHALPWLPMQTGLRFQDLTSDPEMQAWTQADRLYGRVATPRWFGEFQKAQAEVLRRAGELRAPLLVLAAGADAIADPRVAEEFVARAGSADKRFERLEGMQHEIWNERERARPIAEAVAWVRARAEAEG, encoded by the coding sequence ATGGCCGTCCCCACCTTCCCCGAGCCGTCCGTCGCCCGGCACGAGGAGGGGTTCCTCAAGTCGCGCGACCACCTCCGGCTCTTCTGGCAGCGCTTCACGCCCCCCGCCCCGCGGGCGACGGTGGCGCTGCTGCACGGGTACTGCGACCACTCCGGTCGCTACGCGGGGATGACCCGCGCCCTCTGCGCGGCCGGGCTCGAGGTGGCGCTGGTGGACTTCCGGGGCCACGGCCAGTCCGACGGCCGGCGGTCCCACGTGGACGCCTTCGGGGACTACCTCGACGACCTCGACGCCTTCCTCGCCCACGTCCGGGCCGCCGCCGGGGGCCGCCGGCTCTTCCTCGCCGGCCACAGCCAGGGGGCGCTCGTGGCGGCGCTCTGGGCGGTGGTGCGCGGCCGCGGGGGGGAGGGGCTCGGCGGGCTCGTCCTCTCGTCGCCCTACTTCCGGCTCGCCCTGACGCCGCCCTGGTACAAGGTCGCGGCGGCGCGGCTCCTCGACCACGCCCTGCCGTGGCTCCCGATGCAGACCGGGCTGCGCTTCCAGGACCTGACGAGCGACCCCGAGATGCAGGCCTGGACCCAGGCCGACCGGCTCTACGGCCGGGTGGCGACGCCGCGCTGGTTCGGCGAGTTCCAGAAGGCGCAGGCCGAGGTGCTGCGCCGCGCCGGCGAGCTCCGGGCGCCGCTCCTCGTGCTCGCCGCCGGCGCCGACGCCATCGCCGACCCCCGCGTGGCCGAGGAGTTCGTGGCCCGGGCCGGCTCGGCCGACAAGCGCTTCGAGCGGCTCGAGGGGATGCAGCACGAGATCTGGAACGAGCGGGAGCGGGCCCGCCCCATCGCCGAGGCGGTGGCCTGGGTCCGCGCCCGGGCGGAGGCGGAGGGCTGA
- a CDS encoding orotate phosphoribosyltransferase, whose product MSLEVDRARLLELLRTLSFERRKVVLASGKESDFYIDCKRTALTAEGHVLVGRLLLDRVRRLSPTVRGVGGLTLGADPIASAIAYTSFLELEQWRAQGQPDEAAPERAGGAGGLHPPAPIDSFIVRKEPKGHGTGQWIEGRKTIPDGSRVAVLEDVVTSGGSARKAIERCREEGLEVVGCFALVDRMEGGREAIEALGVTLDALFTRRDFLP is encoded by the coding sequence ATGAGCCTGGAAGTGGATCGCGCGCGGCTGCTCGAGCTGCTGCGCACCCTGTCGTTCGAGCGGCGCAAGGTGGTGCTCGCCTCCGGCAAGGAGAGCGACTTCTACATCGACTGCAAGCGCACCGCCCTCACCGCCGAGGGGCACGTGCTCGTGGGCCGGCTGCTGCTCGACCGGGTGCGGCGCCTCTCGCCCACGGTCCGCGGCGTCGGCGGGCTCACGCTCGGCGCCGACCCCATCGCCTCGGCGATCGCGTACACCTCGTTCCTCGAGCTCGAGCAGTGGCGAGCGCAGGGGCAGCCGGATGAGGCTGCCCCGGAGCGAGCGGGGGGTGCGGGGGGGCTTCATCCCCCCGCTCCGATCGACAGTTTCATCGTGCGCAAGGAGCCGAAGGGGCACGGGACCGGGCAGTGGATCGAGGGGCGCAAGACCATCCCCGACGGCAGCCGCGTGGCGGTGCTCGAGGACGTGGTGACGAGCGGCGGCTCGGCCAGGAAGGCCATCGAGCGCTGCCGCGAGGAGGGGCTCGAGGTGGTGGGCTGCTTCGCGCTCGTGGACCGGATGGAGGGCGGGCGCGAGGCCATCGAGGCGCTCGGCGTGACGCTCGACGCCCTCTTCACGCGCCGGGACTTCCTGCCGTGA